One genomic segment of Candidatus Eisenbacteria bacterium includes these proteins:
- a CDS encoding Ig-like domain-containing protein, translating into MAARVRRGAPLLALVLLGCAQMGAPPGGPVDDTPPSILSTFPAADSTGVRPPFVASITFSEKMDKRSVEKTLRVFPPPGRIRTEWDTNTLFVENDFFARADAAPEGPITILVSGQAEDRRGNKIREPFSFTFTSDESLPRGSVSGTIEGLSKSPQAPPATVRAILPMESDSAPARVLLEGEASREGAFRLRPLPLGEGGPRLVLAFQDENEDGTIDFDRELYGYSVSFALTPEQPAADSLRIRLVSADTPGSIEGMVAIDEGTDSLVVAVEAEDDTAAAPSLVEPDSTGAYRVTDLRAGAYRVRLLRGSFEKMRVDGLESATSVLSERSLVLRPGEAVEEFCLPEEVPEPQVTH; encoded by the coding sequence TGGGCGCGCCCCCGGGGGGACCGGTCGACGACACGCCGCCGTCGATCCTCTCGACGTTCCCCGCGGCCGACTCGACCGGAGTCCGTCCGCCCTTCGTCGCATCGATCACGTTCAGCGAGAAGATGGACAAGCGTTCCGTCGAGAAGACGCTCCGCGTCTTTCCGCCCCCCGGACGGATCCGGACCGAATGGGACACAAACACGCTCTTCGTCGAGAACGACTTCTTCGCGCGTGCGGATGCGGCGCCGGAGGGACCGATCACGATTCTCGTTTCCGGGCAAGCCGAGGATCGGAGGGGGAACAAGATCCGCGAGCCGTTCTCGTTCACGTTCACGTCCGACGAGAGCCTCCCGAGAGGAAGCGTGAGCGGCACGATCGAGGGGCTGTCCAAGTCGCCGCAAGCGCCGCCCGCGACCGTTCGTGCGATCCTGCCGATGGAGAGCGATTCGGCTCCGGCGCGCGTGCTCCTCGAAGGGGAGGCCTCACGGGAAGGGGCGTTCCGACTCCGCCCTCTCCCACTCGGGGAGGGGGGACCGCGCCTCGTGCTCGCGTTCCAAGACGAGAACGAGGACGGAACGATCGATTTCGATAGAGAACTCTACGGCTACTCGGTTTCGTTCGCGCTCACGCCGGAGCAGCCGGCCGCCGACTCGCTCCGGATTCGGCTCGTGAGCGCCGACACCCCCGGATCGATCGAGGGGATGGTGGCGATCGACGAGGGGACCGATTCGCTTGTCGTCGCCGTGGAGGCAGAGGACGACACGGCCGCGGCGCCGTCCCTCGTGGAGCCGGATTCGACGGGTGCGTATCGAGTTACGGACCTCCGAGCCGGCGCTTATCGGGTTCGGCTCCTCCGCGGCTCGTTCGAGAAGATGCGCGTGGACGGCCTGGAAAGCGCAACCTCCGTGCTTTCCGAACGTTCGCTCGTTCTCCGCCCGGGAGAGGCGGTGGAGGAGTTCTGCTTACCCGAGGAGGTCCCGGAGCCCCAAGTCACGCATTAA
- a CDS encoding integration host factor subunit beta, which translates to MTKADLVDEVVQATGLPKKDVALIVDGFLEAISQTLINNGHVEIRGFGSFKIKYAKARVARNPRSGATVHVPPKLVPFFKVSRELKALVDGAEEPSERTGREQGAEAAGLSGDRPEAF; encoded by the coding sequence ATGACAAAAGCTGATCTTGTGGACGAGGTGGTGCAGGCCACGGGGCTGCCGAAAAAGGATGTGGCCCTCATCGTCGACGGCTTTCTCGAGGCCATCAGCCAAACGCTGATCAACAACGGTCACGTCGAGATCCGTGGTTTCGGGAGCTTCAAGATCAAGTACGCCAAGGCCCGGGTGGCGCGGAATCCTCGATCGGGCGCGACGGTTCATGTCCCGCCCAAGCTCGTCCCCTTCTTCAAGGTCTCCCGCGAGCTGAAGGCTCTCGTCGACGGCGCCGAGGAGCCCTCGGAGAGAACGGGAAGAGAGCAGGGGGCCGAGGCCGCCGGCCTGTCGGGGGATCGCCCCGAGGCCTTCTGA
- a CDS encoding TonB family protein, protein MRRTFLLSLLVHVLTPIGIGRCDPARDWLGAKEIEPPPPAFEPIVFELVEPTPGPEAESVPPTRFVSTKKSLARSEPSEAPPDAENDRPRSEGMSPLMESAREASRAKEPAVALPSEEPAEEPEGLRTRPLALSPSEIRRDVARSLESRTFDNKRGAATIPGDLSFHTVDFEFAPYLLALKTRIEEKWYPPVAFRGGLPYGGDTVARFVIERDGSLGGLEALKNADHPSLDVAALNAIRYAAPFPPLPEGFPEKRWVITCTFYYR, encoded by the coding sequence TTGAGGAGGACCTTCCTTCTCTCGCTTCTCGTGCACGTCTTGACGCCGATCGGGATCGGACGATGCGACCCGGCGCGCGATTGGCTCGGCGCGAAGGAGATCGAGCCGCCTCCTCCGGCGTTCGAGCCGATCGTCTTCGAGCTCGTGGAGCCGACGCCCGGGCCGGAGGCGGAGAGCGTTCCTCCCACGCGCTTCGTTTCGACGAAGAAGAGCCTCGCGCGGTCGGAGCCGTCCGAGGCGCCGCCGGATGCCGAGAACGATCGGCCTCGCTCGGAGGGGATGTCGCCCCTCATGGAGAGCGCTCGCGAGGCGTCGCGCGCGAAGGAGCCGGCCGTCGCGCTCCCTTCGGAGGAGCCCGCGGAGGAACCCGAAGGACTCCGAACGAGGCCCCTCGCGCTCTCTCCCTCCGAGATCCGCCGAGACGTCGCCCGTTCGCTTGAGAGCCGGACGTTCGACAACAAGCGAGGGGCGGCGACGATCCCCGGCGACCTCTCCTTCCACACGGTCGATTTCGAGTTCGCTCCCTATCTGCTCGCGCTCAAGACGAGAATCGAGGAGAAATGGTATCCTCCGGTGGCGTTTCGCGGAGGACTTCCGTACGGGGGGGACACGGTCGCGCGCTTCGTCATCGAGAGGGACGGCTCCCTCGGGGGCCTCGAGGCGCTGAAGAACGCGGACCATCCCTCGCTGGACGTCGCTGCTCTGAACGCGATCCGCTACGCGGCGCCCTTCCCGCCCCTGCCCGAGGGATTCCCGGAGAAACGATGGGTGATCACATGCACGTTCTATTACAGGTGA
- a CDS encoding MotA/TolQ/ExbB proton channel family protein produces the protein MKGFLAFLVAGGPLMIPLGICSILALAVIIERFLNLRRSKILLPEVAQLVDTIDGPGDVDLALKILDRNPGSLANVIRAGLESRHLPPEEAREIVQDAGRREAKEIERGITALEAIAGVAPLLGLLGTVTGMIRVFRVIALIGVGNANALSGGISEALITTAVGLSIAIPALVAYHFFSSRSAEIVSDMEHLASTLLRKLRRMRGEEDRLS, from the coding sequence ATGAAGGGCTTCCTCGCGTTCCTCGTGGCGGGCGGGCCCCTCATGATCCCTCTCGGGATCTGCTCGATTCTCGCTCTCGCGGTGATCATCGAGCGCTTCCTGAACCTGAGACGCTCGAAGATCCTTCTCCCCGAAGTCGCGCAGCTCGTCGATACGATCGACGGCCCGGGGGACGTCGACCTCGCGCTCAAGATCCTCGACCGGAACCCGGGGAGCCTCGCGAACGTGATCCGCGCCGGGCTCGAAAGCCGACATCTCCCTCCCGAGGAGGCGCGCGAGATCGTCCAGGACGCGGGGAGACGCGAGGCGAAGGAGATCGAGCGGGGGATCACGGCGCTCGAGGCGATCGCAGGCGTGGCGCCGCTCCTCGGCCTACTCGGCACGGTGACCGGGATGATCCGCGTCTTCCGCGTGATCGCGCTCATCGGCGTCGGGAACGCGAACGCGCTTTCCGGCGGGATCTCCGAGGCGCTCATCACGACCGCCGTCGGGCTCTCGATCGCGATCCCCGCCCTCGTCGCGTACCACTTCTTCTCGAGCCGCTCCGCCGAAATCGTTTCCGATATGGAGCATCTTGCATCGACGCTTCTCCGGAAGCTCCGCCGCATGCGGGGAGAGGAAGACCGCCTTTCATGA
- a CDS encoding biopolymer transporter ExbD → MNRRGLSFGGEKKRAPLVNVTSLIDALFLLLIFFMVSSTFRDIPGIPLDLPEARTGEATRSQGVEVQIDGGGAVRIEGKIVGDGEVTERLASALDAASARDLVLRADRGVPYGKVVFVMDLARSLRVSRLVVATENLPPAIEKDSDRMESPRKEE, encoded by the coding sequence ATGAACCGGAGAGGGCTCAGCTTCGGAGGGGAGAAGAAACGCGCGCCGCTCGTCAACGTCACCTCCCTCATCGACGCGCTCTTTCTGCTTCTCATCTTCTTCATGGTCTCCTCGACGTTTCGCGACATTCCGGGAATCCCGCTCGACCTTCCCGAGGCGCGCACGGGAGAGGCGACCCGCTCGCAGGGAGTGGAGGTGCAAATCGACGGTGGCGGCGCGGTTCGCATCGAGGGGAAGATCGTCGGGGACGGGGAGGTCACGGAGCGACTTGCGTCCGCACTCGACGCGGCCTCCGCGCGCGACCTCGTTCTTCGCGCGGACCGCGGCGTTCCGTACGGAAAGGTTGTCTTCGTGATGGATCTCGCGCGCTCCCTCCGCGTGAGCCGGCTCGTCGTCGCCACGGAGAACCTCCCGCCGGCGATCGAGAAAGACTCGGATCGCATGGAATCCCCGAGGAAGGAGGAGTGA